The Paralichthys olivaceus isolate ysfri-2021 chromosome 9, ASM2471397v2, whole genome shotgun sequence genome contains a region encoding:
- the cysltr1 gene encoding cysteinyl leukotriene receptor 1: protein MWSNSSNCTSIYDFRNQVYITSYTIITVLGLTGNGYALVLLIKTNRQSSPFHVYMINLVISDLLFVMTLPLRIIYYVMGHWSMGSFLCRISSYTLYVNLYCSIYFMVAMSITRFLAIVFPVQNLQLMTVKRARQVCVAIWVFICLLSSPFLMSGEDKSNPNKTKCFEPRSANVQSRVIVMNYLSLVIGFILPFLVILLCYAGIIHTLLSRTQLSRTLTAQKQQRAMGTKAIRMIVIVLLTFLISFLPYHILRAVNLSQTNTTCNSDLLKSIVVTHCLAAANSCFDPLLYFFSGESYRNRLSTRANK, encoded by the coding sequence ATGTGGAGCAACTCCTCCAACTGCACGTCCATCTATGACTTCCGCAACCAGGTCTACATCACATCCTACACCATCATCACAGTGCTGGGCCTCACTGGGAACGGTTATGCCCTTGTGTTGCTGATCAAGACGAACCGCCAGAGTTCCCCTTTCCATGTCTACATGATTAACTTGGTTATCTCTGATCTGCTCTTTGTGATGACGCTGCCACTGCGAATTATCTACTATGTCATGGGCCATTGGAGCATGGGGAGTTTCCTCTGTCGCATCAGCTCCTACACCCTCTATGTTAACCTCTACTGCAGTATTTACTTCATGGTCGCCATGTCCATCACGCGTTTCCTGGCCATTGTCTTTCCTGTGCAGAACCTGCAGCTGATGACAGTGAAGCGTGCCCGCCAGGTGTGTGTTGCCATCTGGGTGTTCATCTGTCTTTTATCATCTCCCTTCCTCATGTCAGGTGAAGATAAATCTAACCCAAATAAAACCAAGTGCTTCGAGCCTCGGTCAGCTAATGTTCAGTCAAGAGTCATTGTGATGAACTATTTGTCTCTGGTGATAGGCTTTATCCTGCCATTTCTGGTGATCCTGCTCTGCTATGCCGGCATAATCCACACCCTACTGTCTCGCACCCAACTGTCTCGCACCCTCACTGCTCAAAAACAGCAGCGGGCCATGGGTACCAAAGCCATTCGAATGATTGTTATTGTCTTGTTGACATTCTTGATCAGCTTCTTGCCTTACCACATACTGCGCGCTGTCAATCTGTCCCAGACTAACACCACCTGCAATAGTGACTTGCTGAAGTCTATAGTGGTGACACACTGCCTGGCTGCTGCCAACTCGTGCTTCGACCCGCTGCTGTATTTTTTCTCTGGAGAGAGTTACCGCAACCGCCTTTCCACCCGTGCTAATAAGTGA